One part of the Dioscorea cayenensis subsp. rotundata cultivar TDr96_F1 chromosome 2, TDr96_F1_v2_PseudoChromosome.rev07_lg8_w22 25.fasta, whole genome shotgun sequence genome encodes these proteins:
- the LOC120272658 gene encoding uncharacterized protein LOC120272658, producing MEDKSTKDSVEQSENEQVKEQSKIPSFQPKLPYLAKVKKDQQDKQFKKFQEIFKTLHINVPFIEALAQMPHYAMFLKEWLMNKRKIKELSIVTLSEEYSTIISNRIPKKEKDLGEFIIPSTIEGMLDEKAFADLGESINLMTYKIFQKLGLGELKPTRMTLQLANCYVHHPMGVVEDVLVKMD from the coding sequence ATGGAAGATAAATCCACAAAGGATAGTGTTGAGCAAAGTGAGAATGAGCAAGTCAAGGAGCAAAGCAAGATTCCTAGTTTCCAACCTAAGCTACCTTATCTAGCTAAGGTAAAGAAAGATCAACAAGATAAGCAATTTAAGAAATTCCAAGAAATATTCAAGACCCTACACATCAATGTACCATTTATTGAGGCTCTTGCTCAAATGCCTCACTATGCTATGTTCCTCAAAGAATGGTTGATGAACAAGAGGAAGATAAAAGAGCTATCCATTGTTACTTTGAGCGAGGAATATTCCACCATCATCTCAAATAGGATCCCCAAGAAGGAGAAAGATCTGGGAGAATTTATCATCCCAAGTACTATTGAGGGAATGCTTGATGAGAAAGCATTTGCCGATCTTGGAGAAAGTATCAACTTGATgacttataaaatttttcaaaagttggGGCTTGGTGAGCTTAAGCCGACAAGGATGACTCTTCAACTTGCCAATTGTTATGTTCATCATCCTATGGGTGTTGTTGAAGATGTGCTAGTGAAGATGGACTGA